The Variovorax sp. S12S4 genome includes the window GGAGCGCTTCTATCGCATCGACCGCAGCCGCTCGCGCGAGACTGGCGGCACCGGGCTGGGCCTCGCCATCGTCAAGCACATTGCGCAGCGGCACGGAGCTGAACTGCGCATCGAGAGCACGGTGGGCAAGGGCTCCCGCTTTGCGCTGGTTTTTCCGGCGAACAGGGTGCGGGAAGCGCGGCTGCTAGCGAAGTGAACGCCGCATCGTCCACCGCAGCAGGGCGCCGAACAGCACGGCAGTGACCGCGAGCGCGCCCGAGCCCATGAGCCAGAACGCCAGCGGCGACTGCATCGCGGGCCAGGGCCCCAGGCCGCGGTAGGCCAGCAGATAGCTGCCGCCAAGGCCCAGCCCCCACAGCAGCGTGCAATAGATGACGAGCGGCGCCAGCGTGACGCGGTAGCAGCGCAGCACGAACACGCACAGCGTCTGCAGCGCGTCGGCAAAGTGGTAGGCCGCCACCACCAGCAGCAACGCCGCGGCAATTGCCACCACGGCCGGGTTGTCCGAATACACGTGGGCCAGCTTGAAGCGCAGGGCCACCATGGCCCCCGCGAAGAACAGCGCGCAGAGGGCGGTGAGCTCAAACCCCATGCGGCAGGCGCGGCGCGCCTTGGCCGCATGGCCGGCACCGAGCCAGAAGCTCACGCGCGCGCTGGTGGCAATGGCCAATGAAAGAGGCACCATGTAGGCCACCGCCAGCACGTTGGAGGCAATCTGGTGTGCTGCTGCCGCGGCCGTGCCGAGCCGAGCGATGAACAGCGCCATCAAGGTGAACGAAGTCACCTCCACCAGCACCGCCAAACCCCCGGGAATGCCAAGGCTTGCAAACTGGCGGATCTGCCGCCAGTCGGGTGCCTCGATGCGTTCCCAGAGCCGGTAGTCCTTGTAGAACGAGCTGCTGCGCAGGAGCCATGCCGCACAGGCCAGCATCGCCCAGTTCACGCACAGCGTGGCCCAGGCGCAGCCCACCAGGCCCATGGCCGGCAGGCCCGCGCCGCCGAAGGTGAACCAGATCGACAGAGGAAGCTTCACGAACAGCGAGCCGAGCTGCAGCCAGGTGACGACCTGCGGCTTGCCGAGGCTCTGGTTCAGCGTGCTGAACAAGCGGAAGAGCAGGGCAGGCGGCAGCGCAAAGGCCAGCACTGCCAGGTACGCCTCCACGCCGGCACGCATGTCGGGAGGCACCTGGGTCCAGCGCAACACCGCGCCAGGGAAAAGCAGCACCACCATGCCGATCGCGATGGTGATGGCGCTCAGGTAAAGCGACTGCCGCACCGAGCGGCCGACTTCGCTCCTGCGGTCGGCGCCGTGCAGTTCGGCCCACACCGGCAGCAGCGCCTGCAGCACGCCCATCAGCGAGACGAACACGCTGATGAAGACGGCCGCGCCCACCGACAGCGCGGCGAGGGCGCTTTCGGCATAGCGCCCGGCCACGATGGTGTCGGTCACGCCGAATGCCATCACGGCCAGCTGGCCGACCAGCACCGTGCCGGCGTGCCGCGCGATCAGACCTCTTTCGCCGGTCACTTGCTACGGTGCGATCTTTTGATAGAGCAGCAGGTCGTCGGTCGCGCTGCTGGGCCGGCGCAGCGTGCCGCTGAAACGCCATTGCTCCAGGGGAATGATGGTGTG containing:
- a CDS encoding MATE family efflux transporter; the encoded protein is MTGERGLIARHAGTVLVGQLAVMAFGVTDTIVAGRYAESALAALSVGAAVFISVFVSLMGVLQALLPVWAELHGADRRSEVGRSVRQSLYLSAITIAIGMVVLLFPGAVLRWTQVPPDMRAGVEAYLAVLAFALPPALLFRLFSTLNQSLGKPQVVTWLQLGSLFVKLPLSIWFTFGGAGLPAMGLVGCAWATLCVNWAMLACAAWLLRSSSFYKDYRLWERIEAPDWRQIRQFASLGIPGGLAVLVEVTSFTLMALFIARLGTAAAAAHQIASNVLAVAYMVPLSLAIATSARVSFWLGAGHAAKARRACRMGFELTALCALFFAGAMVALRFKLAHVYSDNPAVVAIAAALLLVVAAYHFADALQTLCVFVLRCYRVTLAPLVIYCTLLWGLGLGGSYLLAYRGLGPWPAMQSPLAFWLMGSGALAVTAVLFGALLRWTMRRSLR